One window of the Niallia circulans genome contains the following:
- a CDS encoding PadR family transcriptional regulator: protein MENITEMLKGVLEGCVLEIISRGETYGYEITQQLRELGFTDVVEGTVYTITMRLEKNNLVDIEKKPSNMGPPRKFYKLNAAGQEQLKMFWEKWEFVSSKINELKSKEML from the coding sequence GTGGAAAATATTACAGAGATGTTGAAAGGAGTGCTTGAGGGGTGTGTGCTTGAGATTATAAGCCGGGGGGAAACTTACGGGTATGAAATCACGCAGCAACTGCGAGAGCTTGGTTTCACGGATGTAGTGGAAGGGACTGTTTATACGATTACCATGCGGCTGGAGAAAAACAATTTAGTTGATATCGAGAAGAAGCCATCCAATATGGGGCCGCCAAGAAAATTTTACAAGCTGAATGCAGCTGGCCAAGAGCAGCTTAAAATGTTTTGGGAAAAATGGGAGTTTGTATCAAGCAAAATTAATGAACTTAAATCAAAGGAGATGTTGTAA
- a CDS encoding DUF1048 domain-containing protein, which produces MSIFEKIVGSLEEKREWKAMEARAKALPGEYSSAYKAIQKYIWNAGGGPTDWEGSSRIFNGILDLFEAGAAEGKKVTDLTGADVAAFCDELVKDEETWNDKYRKKLNDTIGRG; this is translated from the coding sequence ATGAGTATTTTTGAAAAGATAGTTGGCAGTCTGGAAGAAAAACGGGAATGGAAGGCGATGGAGGCACGTGCAAAAGCACTTCCAGGTGAATATAGCAGCGCTTATAAAGCAATTCAAAAATATATATGGAATGCTGGTGGTGGTCCCACTGATTGGGAGGGCAGCAGCCGCATTTTTAACGGTATTCTTGATCTCTTCGAGGCAGGAGCAGCTGAAGGAAAGAAAGTTACTGACCTTACAGGTGCGGATGTAGCAGCTTTTTGTGACGAGCTAGTGAAGGATGAGGAAACTTGGAATGATAAGTATCGGAAAAAATTAAATGATACTATTGGTCGCGGATAA
- a CDS encoding ABC transporter ATP-binding protein yields the protein MSETAISVKGLKKSFKAKEVLKGIDFEVRRGEIFALLGSNGAGKTTIVNILSTLMKPDDGKGSIDGFDIHRQPDNVRQSISLTGQFAALDGMLTGRENLIMVAKLRGVSNPVQAADHLLARFSLTDTANQRADQYSGGMKRRLDIAMSLIGKPSVIFLDEPTTGLDPEARMEVWDTVKVLAGGGTTILLTTQYLEEAEQLADRIAILHGGKIITTGTLTELQEMFPPRKVEYIEKQPTLEEIFLAIIGKKERM from the coding sequence ATGAGTGAAACAGCAATTTCTGTAAAGGGATTAAAGAAATCCTTTAAAGCCAAAGAAGTATTAAAGGGGATAGATTTTGAGGTGAGGCGTGGCGAAATTTTTGCATTGCTAGGTTCAAATGGAGCGGGCAAAACGACGATAGTTAACATTCTCTCCACGTTGATGAAACCTGATGATGGAAAAGGAAGTATAGATGGTTTTGACATCCATCGTCAACCAGATAATGTCCGTCAAAGCATCAGTCTGACAGGGCAGTTTGCAGCATTAGATGGCATGCTTACTGGTCGTGAAAATCTAATCATGGTTGCAAAGCTGCGGGGAGTTTCTAATCCAGTCCAGGCTGCTGACCATTTGCTTGCTAGATTCAGCCTGACTGACACAGCTAACCAGAGAGCAGATCAATATTCGGGAGGGATGAAGCGTAGACTTGACATTGCCATGAGTTTAATCGGAAAGCCGTCTGTAATTTTTCTTGATGAACCAACGACAGGACTTGATCCTGAGGCGCGGATGGAAGTTTGGGATACAGTCAAGGTGCTTGCGGGCGGTGGCACAACCATCTTGCTAACGACTCAGTATTTGGAGGAAGCGGAACAGCTAGCAGACCGTATTGCCATCTTACATGGCGGAAAAATTATCACTACTGGTACTCTGACTGAACTTCAAGAGATGTTTCCACCAAGAAAAGTGGAGTATATCGAGAAGCAGCCGACATTGGAGGAAATTTTCCTCGCAATAATTGGCAAAAAGGAGAGAATGTAA
- a CDS encoding ABC transporter permease, with translation MKSKTWVLLGRLMRNIMRSPDTIITVAITPIMMMLLFVYVFGGAIETGTDNYVNYLLPGILLLAIASGVAYTSLRLFTDVKSGLMARFVTMPIKRSSILWAHVLTSIISNMLTVVVVILAALLMGFRSNAAIIDWFAIAGILGLFTLALTWLAVIPGLRAGTMEGATAYSYPLIFLPFISSAFVPTKTMPKLIRVFAENQPVTSIVNAIRALLYEGTVRNDIWIALGWCVGIMAIAYFFANKAFKRQLG, from the coding sequence ATGAAAAGTAAAACATGGGTTCTACTAGGACGTTTAATGCGCAATATTATGCGCAGCCCAGACACGATAATTACAGTGGCGATTACGCCGATTATGATGATGCTGCTGTTTGTCTATGTATTTGGTGGTGCGATAGAAACTGGTACGGATAACTACGTCAATTATTTACTGCCAGGCATTCTGCTGCTGGCAATCGCATCCGGTGTTGCTTACACTTCGCTGCGGCTGTTTACGGATGTGAAAAGCGGGCTGATGGCACGCTTTGTTACAATGCCTATTAAACGTTCGTCGATATTATGGGCGCATGTGTTGACTTCAATTATTTCCAATATGCTTACTGTGGTGGTCGTTATCCTGGCTGCGCTTTTGATGGGCTTTCGTTCCAATGCGGCTATTATAGATTGGTTTGCGATAGCTGGGATACTAGGACTATTTACACTTGCACTAACATGGCTAGCCGTCATTCCTGGCTTAAGAGCAGGAACTATGGAAGGAGCTACAGCTTATTCATACCCGCTGATTTTTCTGCCGTTTATCAGTTCAGCCTTTGTTCCTACCAAAACCATGCCTAAGCTTATCCGTGTGTTCGCAGAGAATCAGCCTGTGACCTCCATTGTAAATGCCATTCGTGCTCTTTTGTATGAAGGCACCGTTAGAAATGATATCTGGATAGCTCTTGGCTGGTGTGTCGGTATCATGGCTATCGCTTATTTCTTCGCTAATAAAGCATTTAAACGCCAGTTAGGGTAA
- a CDS encoding tripartite tricarboxylate transporter permease, with translation MDIVLIIEMIAAAVLAAVLYTIIGVAPGTDETAVLAPVTLAIVLAGVEPIVVLTFFMSAIVANKVTDSIPVALAGIPGGVMATPMVEHALVLKKHGMPDISIRKMASGSVIGTLVSVPVSLLMAQVLIPFSDVIKEYANPLFFIGAVLLALMTKNKLLSLLVILPFALLIEGLRHLYWGIGVVPEGTNVFISFFLGITIGPVILTLFELLHKEKRASMPRYPKKTIRFAETNTSKGFPNPFKILTKQETGTSMLASFIGSITFIMSPVGMTIFLGEVFSSRIKDPVKKASVAIASMEGLTNATYISGTLIPLIALGIPLSPMAIGPANALFNAPPVFTPEHNLHHLLSNADFVWATLIGATIALVITYFVAVKYANQICAFVFRWVPHEAILGLFFGLVLLLAFMDAGWINIIGVLVIGLFAGMLHRWGVNYGVQFMILYSAPWIISWF, from the coding sequence ATGGATATCGTATTAATTATTGAGATGATTGCTGCTGCCGTTTTAGCAGCTGTATTGTATACCATAATTGGTGTAGCACCGGGGACAGACGAAACGGCTGTTTTAGCACCGGTAACGCTGGCGATTGTACTTGCGGGGGTAGAGCCTATTGTGGTTTTAACCTTTTTTATGTCTGCAATTGTAGCAAATAAAGTCACCGATTCTATTCCAGTCGCACTTGCTGGAATTCCAGGGGGAGTGATGGCGACCCCGATGGTAGAGCATGCCCTCGTGTTAAAAAAACATGGCATGCCAGATATCAGTATTCGCAAAATGGCATCTGGATCTGTAATCGGGACGCTTGTATCGGTTCCTGTGAGCTTATTGATGGCGCAAGTCTTAATTCCATTCTCTGATGTCATTAAAGAATATGCAAACCCTCTCTTTTTCATTGGTGCCGTTTTACTGGCATTAATGACGAAAAATAAGCTGTTATCACTTCTAGTGATCCTGCCGTTTGCTCTCTTAATAGAAGGGTTACGCCATCTTTATTGGGGAATTGGGGTTGTGCCTGAAGGAACGAATGTCTTCATATCCTTTTTCTTAGGAATTACCATTGGCCCTGTCATTTTGACATTGTTTGAACTATTACATAAAGAAAAACGAGCTAGTATGCCAAGATATCCAAAGAAAACGATTCGTTTTGCGGAAACGAATACCTCTAAAGGTTTTCCAAATCCTTTTAAAATATTGACCAAACAGGAAACGGGAACAAGTATGCTTGCCAGCTTTATTGGCTCTATTACCTTTATTATGAGTCCTGTCGGTATGACTATTTTCCTTGGAGAAGTATTTTCAAGTCGCATCAAGGATCCTGTGAAAAAAGCGTCAGTAGCAATCGCTTCAATGGAAGGATTGACAAATGCTACGTATATTTCTGGAACATTAATTCCCTTGATTGCTCTCGGTATCCCGTTGTCTCCAATGGCAATTGGACCTGCAAATGCTCTCTTTAACGCACCGCCAGTGTTCACGCCAGAGCATAATTTGCATCATCTCTTATCAAATGCAGATTTTGTGTGGGCAACATTAATCGGGGCAACGATAGCTCTTGTAATTACTTATTTTGTCGCTGTAAAGTATGCTAATCAAATTTGTGCCTTTGTGTTTCGCTGGGTTCCCCATGAAGCAATTCTAGGACTATTTTTTGGACTTGTGTTATTATTAGCTTTTATGGACGCTGGTTGGATAAATATCATCGGTGTACTTGTTATCGGTTTATTTGCTGGTATGCTGCACCGCTGGGGCGTCAATTATGGCGTTCAGTTTATGATCCTTTATTCAGCACCGTGGATCATTAGTTGGTTTTAA
- the mvk gene encoding mevalonate kinase, which yields MLETPQKIAVGRAHSKLILIGEHSVVYGQPAIAFPFKQIEVKVTVKNIGGSSIQIESPFYQGPIEQIPEKMEGIGDCIIQTLKVLEQQSSGLEIKISSTIPIGRGLGSSAAIAIALVRGLFAFFNQKLSNSQLMILVERAEKFAHGTPSGIDMMTAASATPIWFQKQQEVEHVQIGAPFHLVIADSGRVGDTFAAVKSIRDKYEIKPEQIEESITLLGILTQETRVALAAGDFQLVGDKLNQAHQHLGLLGVSDSGLDDLVDTARSAGAVGAKLTGGGRGGCILALVENEQLGKKVADALLEAGAAQTWQYTIAEC from the coding sequence ATGCTTGAAACTCCACAAAAAATTGCGGTAGGCCGAGCACATAGTAAGTTAATTTTAATTGGGGAGCACTCGGTTGTTTATGGACAGCCGGCCATTGCTTTTCCGTTTAAACAAATAGAAGTAAAAGTAACCGTTAAGAATATCGGGGGAAGTTCGATACAAATCGAAAGTCCCTTTTATCAAGGACCAATAGAGCAAATTCCTGAAAAGATGGAGGGAATTGGTGATTGTATTATCCAGACATTAAAGGTTTTGGAGCAGCAGTCTTCCGGTTTAGAAATTAAGATTTCCTCCACGATTCCGATTGGACGAGGACTAGGTTCAAGTGCGGCAATTGCGATCGCGCTTGTTCGCGGTCTTTTTGCCTTTTTCAATCAAAAGCTAAGCAACAGTCAATTAATGATCTTGGTGGAGCGGGCGGAAAAATTTGCGCATGGAACACCAAGTGGGATCGATATGATGACAGCTGCTAGCGCCACTCCGATTTGGTTTCAAAAGCAGCAAGAGGTTGAACATGTGCAAATTGGCGCGCCATTTCATCTGGTTATAGCAGATAGTGGCAGGGTTGGCGATACTTTTGCAGCGGTTAAATCAATCCGAGATAAGTATGAAATTAAGCCTGAGCAAATAGAGGAATCTATCACACTACTTGGCATATTAACACAAGAGACGCGAGTAGCACTTGCTGCAGGTGATTTTCAACTGGTTGGCGACAAATTAAATCAAGCACACCAGCATTTAGGTTTGTTAGGTGTCAGTGATTCTGGATTAGATGATTTAGTAGACACTGCTCGATCTGCTGGAGCAGTTGGTGCAAAATTAACAGGCGGTGGCCGCGGTGGCTGTATTTTAGCATTAGTGGAAAATGAGCAGCTTGGAAAAAAAGTTGCCGATGCTTTGCTGGAAGCTGGTGCTGCCCAAACATGGCAATACACAATAGCTGAATGCTAG
- the mvaD gene encoding diphosphomevalonate decarboxylase: MEAIARAHTNIALIKYWGKRNTQLFLPTNSSLSITLDHFYTETKVQFSDRFEKDSLILDGSQVSDREIGKITAFLDHVRNIAGTKAFAKVTSVNHVPTAAGFASSASGYAALAAAASKALQLGLTGTELSALARQGSGSASRSIFGGFVEWQKGEKTDGTDSFATQILDEKAWDLSVLSVVVEAGPKSVSSRDGMQRTVETSPFYAGWLATVDEDLQQMKEAINARDFTKLGEIAEANAMKMHATTLGAKPPFLYWQSATLDVMQQVMELRQQGLEAYFTIDAGPNVKVLCKPEQEHIIKEKLAAVASVRDVVVCHPGPGIQYLSEWVG; this comes from the coding sequence ATGGAAGCGATCGCTCGAGCTCATACGAATATTGCGTTAATCAAATATTGGGGAAAACGGAATACCCAATTGTTTTTACCGACAAATAGTAGTTTGTCGATAACATTAGATCATTTTTACACAGAAACCAAGGTGCAGTTTTCTGACCGGTTTGAGAAGGACAGCTTGATATTAGATGGAAGCCAAGTCTCTGATCGAGAAATTGGGAAAATAACAGCCTTTCTTGATCATGTCCGGAACATTGCTGGCACAAAAGCTTTTGCAAAGGTGACATCGGTGAACCATGTGCCGACAGCTGCTGGTTTTGCTTCCTCTGCTTCGGGATATGCAGCATTAGCTGCGGCAGCAAGTAAAGCATTACAGCTAGGTTTAACAGGGACAGAACTTTCCGCTTTAGCCCGTCAAGGATCTGGCTCTGCTTCCCGCTCTATTTTTGGAGGATTTGTAGAATGGCAAAAAGGCGAGAAGACAGACGGAACGGATTCGTTTGCAACGCAAATTTTAGACGAAAAAGCATGGGATCTGAGCGTCCTTTCTGTTGTAGTGGAAGCTGGTCCTAAATCGGTATCGAGCCGAGACGGCATGCAGCGGACAGTGGAAACTTCTCCTTTCTATGCGGGCTGGTTAGCGACAGTAGATGAGGATTTACAGCAGATGAAAGAAGCGATAAATGCACGTGATTTTACAAAGCTAGGTGAAATTGCCGAGGCAAATGCGATGAAAATGCATGCTACAACGTTAGGGGCAAAGCCGCCGTTTTTATATTGGCAAAGTGCAACGCTCGATGTTATGCAACAGGTGATGGAATTGCGTCAACAAGGACTAGAGGCTTATTTCACCATTGATGCTGGACCGAATGTAAAAGTCCTCTGCAAACCAGAGCAAGAACATATAATCAAAGAAAAGCTGGCAGCAGTAGCTTCTGTTCGTGATGTAGTTGTATGTCATCCAGGCCCTGGAATTCAATATTTATCTGAATGGGTGGGATAA
- a CDS encoding phosphomevalonate kinase → MHEIKVPGKLFIAGEYAVLEPGYPAIVVAVDRFITAKVTFSEKQMLSLPQIGLPNVACRFEHGQVVLEDTDARLEFIENTLGVVHQYLREKSVHTKPFSLSITSELDDVSTGRKYGLGSSAAVVVAVVSSILMLYQDQLTVTKKHIYKLAAIAHYQTQGSGSCADVAASTYGGWLHYAAFKASWLKGKLADKGSISELVEENWPYLQIEQLEAPEELVLAVGWTGSAAKTASLIKKIEPLKQQDSHIYQGFLQKSRDAVSAMVEGFKQNDITMVMASLSANRSALLELSRETGGAIETTELEKLIQIADRFGAGKSSGAGGGDCGIAFTSMNKLERLHKEWQEAGVVPLDILPAAKNNETGV, encoded by the coding sequence ATGCATGAAATAAAAGTTCCGGGTAAACTGTTTATTGCTGGGGAATATGCAGTGCTAGAACCAGGCTATCCAGCAATCGTTGTAGCAGTTGACCGGTTTATTACAGCGAAAGTGACATTTAGTGAAAAACAGATGCTGTCCTTGCCGCAAATAGGACTTCCCAATGTTGCTTGCCGATTCGAGCATGGACAAGTCGTTTTGGAAGATACTGATGCAAGATTGGAATTTATCGAAAACACATTAGGTGTAGTTCATCAGTATTTACGAGAAAAGTCTGTTCATACGAAGCCTTTTTCACTTAGTATTACTAGCGAATTAGATGATGTTTCCACTGGTCGGAAATATGGCCTAGGATCTAGTGCAGCAGTAGTTGTTGCGGTCGTATCCTCCATTTTAATGTTGTATCAAGATCAACTAACTGTTACGAAAAAACATATTTATAAGCTCGCTGCAATCGCTCATTATCAGACACAAGGCAGTGGCTCCTGTGCAGATGTAGCAGCATCGACATATGGCGGCTGGCTCCACTATGCAGCATTTAAAGCAAGCTGGTTAAAAGGAAAGCTTGCAGACAAAGGTTCTATTTCTGAATTGGTGGAAGAGAATTGGCCCTATCTCCAGATAGAACAGCTAGAAGCGCCTGAAGAATTAGTGCTTGCTGTCGGCTGGACAGGCAGTGCTGCAAAAACGGCTTCTTTAATAAAAAAGATTGAACCATTAAAGCAGCAAGATTCCCATATCTATCAAGGATTCCTTCAGAAAAGTCGCGATGCTGTTTCCGCGATGGTGGAAGGCTTTAAACAAAACGATATAACGATGGTGATGGCGAGTTTATCCGCTAACCGTTCTGCTTTATTAGAGCTAAGTCGAGAAACTGGCGGGGCAATTGAAACGACGGAATTAGAAAAGCTAATTCAGATTGCTGATCGTTTTGGAGCTGGAAAATCATCTGGTGCTGGCGGCGGCGATTGTGGAATTGCTTTTACAAGCATGAACAAGCTGGAACGATTACATAAAGAATGGCAGGAGGCTGGTGTCGTACCTTTAGATATCCTCCCTGCAGCCAAAAATAATGAGACTGGAGTTTAG
- the fni gene encoding type 2 isopentenyl-diphosphate Delta-isomerase: MTDSIDKRKAQHIELVLNEKVTGDNITTGLETYRFLHNALPEINFDDITLNTEFLGKKLKTPFLVSSMTGGAAMAETINRNLAIAAEERGWAFALGSTRALIENEKYRESFQIRKYAPSIPIIANLGAVQFNYGFGIDQCRQIIEMTDADMLVLHLNSIQEIVQHEGDRNFKDLLGKIEQVCTQLEIPVGAKEVGFGIDGTTAKKLTDVGISFIDVAGAGGTSWSQVEKLRSKEKIKKIAAEAFSSWGIPTAECIVSVKEAINQPIIASGGIKNGMDAAKAIALGSDMVGFARSILKEATESPEDLIELFETRELELQMTMFGIGAATVEELKGTDRIK, from the coding sequence ATGACTGATTCAATTGACAAAAGAAAAGCCCAGCATATTGAGTTGGTTTTAAATGAAAAAGTCACAGGAGATAATATTACGACTGGCCTTGAAACGTATCGCTTTTTACATAATGCCTTGCCGGAAATTAACTTTGATGACATTACATTAAACACAGAGTTTCTAGGTAAAAAGCTGAAGACTCCTTTTTTAGTCAGTTCAATGACTGGCGGGGCTGCGATGGCGGAGACGATTAACCGAAACCTCGCAATTGCGGCAGAAGAACGTGGGTGGGCCTTTGCATTAGGATCCACAAGAGCACTCATTGAAAATGAAAAATATCGGGAATCCTTTCAAATTCGAAAATATGCACCATCGATTCCAATCATCGCTAATTTAGGAGCCGTTCAGTTTAATTATGGCTTTGGAATCGACCAGTGCAGACAAATTATCGAGATGACAGATGCGGATATGCTTGTGCTCCATTTGAATAGTATCCAAGAAATTGTGCAGCATGAAGGCGATCGCAATTTTAAAGATCTGCTTGGAAAAATCGAGCAAGTTTGTACACAGCTAGAGATTCCTGTTGGCGCAAAAGAAGTAGGCTTTGGAATCGATGGCACCACTGCGAAAAAACTGACTGATGTTGGCATCTCCTTTATTGATGTCGCAGGTGCAGGCGGTACATCATGGAGCCAAGTAGAAAAACTACGCTCCAAAGAGAAAATCAAGAAAATAGCAGCCGAAGCCTTCAGCAGCTGGGGAATCCCAACGGCTGAATGTATTGTTTCCGTTAAAGAAGCAATTAATCAACCAATTATCGCCAGCGGGGGAATCAAAAATGGAATGGATGCCGCTAAAGCAATCGCACTAGGATCAGACATGGTTGGTTTTGCTCGTTCCATTTTAAAAGAAGCTACTGAATCACCAGAAGATCTAATCGAACTGTTTGAGACACGAGAACTAGAATTACAGATGACAATGTTCGGAATTGGTGCAGCAACTGTTGAGGAATTGAAGGGAACAGATCGGATTAAGTAG
- a CDS encoding MarR family transcriptional regulator, whose protein sequence is MTKEEELIMNVRDLFNKMVWLNKSKMMKSLEGHSPSEVHCIESIEKSTNPNVTNLAESLYMTRGAISKLTKKLIKKGLIESYQKPENKKEIYFKLTEQGEKIFKIHEELHNEFYERDKVIFEQITEEQFDNMLSLVEKYSKHLNTEIKKQNLTIN, encoded by the coding sequence GTGACCAAGGAAGAAGAACTCATAATGAATGTCAGGGACTTATTTAATAAAATGGTTTGGCTTAATAAAAGTAAAATGATGAAAAGTCTTGAGGGACACTCACCTTCTGAAGTGCATTGTATTGAATCCATTGAAAAATCTACAAATCCCAATGTGACAAATCTTGCGGAGTCCCTTTATATGACTAGAGGTGCTATCAGTAAATTAACGAAAAAACTTATTAAAAAAGGTCTTATCGAAAGTTATCAGAAACCGGAGAATAAAAAGGAAATCTACTTTAAGCTCACAGAACAAGGGGAAAAGATATTTAAAATACATGAAGAGCTGCATAATGAGTTTTATGAACGAGATAAAGTTATTTTTGAACAAATAACGGAGGAACAATTTGACAATATGCTTAGCCTTGTGGAAAAATACAGTAAGCATTTGAATACGGAAATAAAGAAACAAAATCTAACAATTAATTAG
- a CDS encoding DoxX family protein → MHIVTIVMQSFLIFMFLMASSRKLTGDKTAIEEFKTLRMPQWFRVFTGGYELVTAAALIIGYWNASWIAAGSLLTVIFAIVGTFAMIRVKEPFKNMTMIIVIAIFALILFLSNASNLANFPEFN, encoded by the coding sequence ATGCATATTGTCACGATTGTTATGCAATCATTTTTAATATTTATGTTTTTAATGGCAAGTTCTAGAAAATTGACAGGCGATAAGACAGCTATCGAAGAATTTAAAACATTGAGAATGCCCCAATGGTTCCGTGTGTTCACAGGTGGCTATGAATTAGTAACGGCAGCAGCTTTAATTATCGGTTATTGGAATGCAAGCTGGATCGCAGCAGGTTCACTTCTGACTGTCATTTTTGCTATAGTCGGCACTTTTGCAATGATACGTGTTAAAGAACCATTTAAAAACATGACAATGATTATAGTGATAGCTATTTTTGCCCTTATCTTATTTTTAAGCAATGCCTCGAATCTTGCAAATTTCCCTGAATTTAACTAA
- a CDS encoding TetR/AcrR family transcriptional regulator C-terminal domain-containing protein, whose protein sequence is MKGKKTKITKENIIAASWRLLDKVGIEEFSMRKLAVELNIQAPSIYWYFKNKQSIFQSLANEIAKESILSTKLDGDWKGKLTQFAVGIKDTLSKYPCSAQLIMKTIPTEPDYMILINELLQVVDDLPMEDKDKFSSIMCLLNYVIFFELDKYEQKKTQLLILEEFGPNDVQTLFKRPFEQFPDDGVKVLKRLYNNDLFEEIGSDRMFENGLYIIISGIEQLIIKNSTNEE, encoded by the coding sequence ATGAAAGGGAAAAAAACAAAAATCACAAAAGAAAATATTATCGCTGCTTCTTGGAGATTGTTGGATAAAGTAGGTATCGAGGAATTTAGTATGAGAAAGTTAGCGGTTGAATTAAATATTCAAGCCCCATCTATTTACTGGTATTTTAAAAACAAACAGAGTATTTTTCAATCACTTGCCAATGAAATTGCGAAGGAGTCTATACTTTCCACAAAATTGGACGGAGATTGGAAGGGAAAATTGACTCAGTTTGCTGTCGGGATCAAAGATACATTGAGTAAGTATCCTTGCTCAGCTCAATTAATAATGAAAACCATTCCAACTGAGCCTGATTACATGATATTAATTAATGAATTACTTCAAGTGGTCGATGACTTGCCAATGGAAGACAAAGATAAATTTTCTTCTATTATGTGTCTATTAAATTACGTCATCTTTTTTGAATTAGACAAGTATGAACAAAAGAAAACACAACTATTAATATTGGAAGAATTCGGTCCAAATGATGTTCAAACATTGTTTAAACGACCCTTTGAGCAATTTCCTGATGATGGTGTAAAAGTATTAAAGAGGCTATATAATAATGATTTGTTCGAAGAAATAGGCTCTGACCGTATGTTTGAGAATGGACTTTACATTATTATATCTGGAATTGAACAGTTGATTATTAAAAATAGCACCAATGAAGAGTAA
- a CDS encoding MDR family MFS transporter, which yields MSKDKVRQSGLPKEMLAAAWALAIGGIAPMLDSTMVNIAVDTLLKDFHTTLNIVQWSITGYVLALAMAVPVSGWLMNKYNGKKILIGAVIAFGVISVLAGISWSISVFIFFRLLQGFSAGIITTLMSTLLVKTAGPENLGRVMAIVSTPMILGPILGPVIGGFIVHGKSWHWIFFINVFIVLIAVPLMMKYVPDYNPFNKDSKLDIFGIIDLSLMSAALIYGITQAANHASFNNSETIVWMGIGIVLAIIYVVYNRIQKNQCVLPLNLFSRKNFLVSSVGLFLANIAIMGPMLILPLYFQNIRQFSAFEAALALIPQGVGMLVTRPIIGIMIDKIGAKYVVIVSLALSVISSIPLIFITDQTSMIWISAILFIRGTSFGGIMLPLTSDAYTDLNSNQLPEASVGINIIENLGSSFGTAIIATVVATVALGVQPTIISGYHAGFLVSAIVLALIFIPSLFLTDKRMDTLKH from the coding sequence ATGTCAAAAGATAAAGTTAGGCAATCAGGATTACCAAAAGAAATGCTGGCGGCTGCTTGGGCTCTTGCCATAGGAGGAATTGCTCCAATGCTTGATTCCACCATGGTGAATATCGCCGTCGATACACTACTTAAAGATTTCCATACTACATTAAATATTGTTCAATGGTCCATTACAGGTTATGTTTTAGCCCTTGCAATGGCAGTTCCAGTATCTGGATGGTTGATGAACAAATATAACGGAAAGAAAATTCTCATTGGTGCAGTTATCGCCTTTGGTGTCATTTCTGTTCTTGCTGGAATTAGTTGGAGTATTTCAGTTTTTATTTTCTTCCGTTTGCTTCAAGGATTTAGCGCTGGTATTATTACCACGCTTATGTCAACACTTTTGGTTAAAACGGCAGGTCCAGAAAACTTGGGGAGAGTGATGGCAATAGTAAGTACGCCGATGATTTTAGGTCCCATTTTAGGACCCGTCATCGGAGGTTTCATTGTTCATGGTAAATCATGGCATTGGATATTCTTCATCAATGTGTTCATTGTCTTGATTGCGGTACCGCTTATGATGAAATATGTTCCAGACTATAATCCATTCAACAAAGATAGTAAACTCGATATTTTTGGGATAATTGATTTGTCTTTAATGAGTGCAGCACTAATCTACGGAATTACGCAAGCTGCGAACCATGCATCATTCAACAATAGCGAAACAATTGTGTGGATGGGAATCGGTATTGTTTTAGCAATTATTTATGTTGTATATAATCGAATCCAGAAAAATCAATGCGTGCTTCCATTAAATCTGTTTTCACGCAAAAATTTCTTAGTTTCCAGTGTTGGTTTATTTTTAGCCAACATTGCCATCATGGGACCTATGTTAATACTTCCATTGTATTTTCAAAACATCCGGCAGTTTTCGGCGTTCGAAGCAGCACTTGCATTAATTCCGCAAGGAGTTGGAATGCTTGTTACAAGACCAATAATCGGAATAATGATTGATAAGATTGGTGCGAAATACGTAGTTATTGTCAGTCTTGCTCTTTCAGTTATCAGTTCTATTCCACTTATCTTTATTACAGACCAAACAAGCATGATTTGGATTTCGGCCATATTATTCATTCGTGGCACCAGCTTTGGGGGAATCATGCTTCCATTGACGAGTGACGCTTATACAGATCTCAACAGTAATCAACTTCCAGAAGCGAGTGTCGGTATTAATATTATTGAAAATCTTGGCTCAAGCTTTGGGACAGCTATTATCGCAACCGTTGTCGCCACTGTAGCACTAGGAGTGCAGCCAACAATTATTAGTGGTTACCATGCTGGATTTTTAGTATCAGCTATTGTCCTTGCATTAATCTTTATTCCAAGTTTGTTTTTAACAGATAAAAGAATGGATACGCTTAAACATTGA